ATTGCTAACCGGACTGGTGATAAGCCGTTTTGAAGAAGTGAACCAAAACCAAACACAATACCTGCTCCTAGTGCAGAACCAATCATTGAACATAAAACCATACCAACCGATGACATGCCCGGAAGAAAAATCATACAAAGTGTAATAACAAAAGCTGCCCCATCTGTCACACCCATAATAGAAGGGGATGCAAGATAGTTTCTTGTCATCCCCTGCATAAGTGCTCCTGATATGGCTAGAAATGCTCCGACTAAAAGAGCAGCAACTACCCTTGGTAAACGTGAAGTAATAATAATATTATGATTTACATCACTTGAATCAAAATGAAATAATGCGTTCCACACTGTTTCAGCATCAATACTTTTGGCCCCATACAAAATCGAAAGTATAACTGTAAATAAGATGAGTATGGGTGCTATACATAATATAGTCACTGGTACTGCATTTGTTTTCTGCATATCATTCAACGCACCTTACTTATTGTATTATTTAGATAAATTTTTCACTGCTTCTTTTAAGAATGCTGTTTTACTCCAAGCTGTACCACCTTGTGCCATTGGGTCTACAACGTTTACAAATACTTTCTTTTCTTTCGCAGCATTCATACTTTGCCAAATTGGATTGCTTTCAATTTCTTCTAGCACTTTCGGGTTTTTATTTTCAGTTGTCTCATATTGTAAGAAAATATAATCCGGGTTAAGTTCAGCAAGTTTTTCAAATGAAATTTTCTCTTGTGCTTTTACAGTTTTAAGTTGTTCTGGAGCAGTTAATCCAAGATCTTTATAAATTACAGGATTGAAGTATACTCCTTCTGGATATAGAAATAATTCGTTTGCTCTTAGTCTAATAACAAGAACTTTTTTGTCTTTTAACTTATCTCCTAGTTTTGCTTTTGCTTTTTCGGCATCTGCATTGTAATCTTTAATAATTTTTTCTGCTTTATCTTTTTTACCAGTTAATTCTCCCATTAACTTTAAGTTATCTTCCCAATTTGTTGAAACGTGTGATACCGGGAATGTAGGAGCTACTTTCGTAAACTTTTCAGCTGTTTCTGCTGGGAATTTCGTACTTGATGTAATAACATCTGGTTTTAATTGAAGTAATGTTTCAAAATTTGGTTGCATTTTCTCACCAACAGATTTCGCACCCTCTAAATCTTTCTCAAGATACTTCGGTAATTTACCACCTACAGTAATAGCACCGACTGGCTTAAGACCAAGTACTGCTGCATCTTCCATTGACTCTAAACTAGCTGTCGCAATTTTATCTACTTTTGCTGGCACTGTATATTCTTTACCTAAATATGTAATTTTTCTTTTTTCGTCTTTTTTCGTTTCCGTAGCTTTTGTCTGTTGCTTTTGCTCTCCTGAAGTCTTATCCGTACTATTACATGCTGCTAGCCCTACACTTAAAACTGTAACCATCCCTAATGTAAATAACTTCTTATTCATCTTTATATAACTCCTCTCGAATTTTCAATAAAATTTAACTATATGAAACTTGTCTTACATATATATTTCATTAGATTAATAATCCTATCCAGAACTCATTCTCGTTCACTTCCCCTAAACTATAATTCTTTTACACCTCATCCATTGATAATCTTTTTCAATGATAATGATTATCGTTACTAAGTATATATTTAATATGCAATTTTTTCAAGAAAGATTTGAAAAATTTTAACAAACTGAATAAAAAAAGAAGTATCCGCCTAATGTTAGGGAGATACTTCTTTTTTTAGAAATTTATATGTAATTCAACTGGGCAATGGTCTGATCCCATCACTTCACTATTAATTTTCGTCTCTGTTATTTGGTCTTTCATTCTTTCAGAAACAACAAAATAATCTAAACGCCATCCAATATTTTTTGCTCTCGCTCCCATACGATACGACCACCACGAATATGCACCTTCCTGATCAGGATAAAGATAACGATATGTATCAACAAACCCTTCTTCTAAAATACGTGTGAATTTCTCTCGTTCCTCATCAGAGAATCCAGCATTTTTACGATTACTTTTTGGATTTTTTAAATCGATTTCTTTATGAGCAACGTTTAAATCTCCGCAAAAAATAACGGACTTTTTTTCATCTAATTGCTTAATATAAGCCCTGAAATCATCTTCCCATTTCATTCTGTAATCTAAACGCTCTAATCCTCGTTTTGAATTTGGTGTATATAACGTAATCATGTAAAAATCTTCGAACTCTAAAGTAATAACTCGTCCTTCTTGATCATGCTCTTCAATGCCTAAACCGTATGTAACAGAAAGCGGTTCTTTTT
This Bacillus paramycoides DNA region includes the following protein-coding sequences:
- a CDS encoding iron-hydroxamate ABC transporter substrate-binding protein; protein product: MNKKLFTLGMVTVLSVGLAACNSTDKTSGEQKQQTKATETKKDEKRKITYLGKEYTVPAKVDKIATASLESMEDAAVLGLKPVGAITVGGKLPKYLEKDLEGAKSVGEKMQPNFETLLQLKPDVITSSTKFPAETAEKFTKVAPTFPVSHVSTNWEDNLKLMGELTGKKDKAEKIIKDYNADAEKAKAKLGDKLKDKKVLVIRLRANELFLYPEGVYFNPVIYKDLGLTAPEQLKTVKAQEKISFEKLAELNPDYIFLQYETTENKNPKVLEEIESNPIWQSMNAAKEKKVFVNVVDPMAQGGTAWSKTAFLKEAVKNLSK
- a CDS encoding exodeoxyribonuclease III, with amino-acid sequence MKLISWNVNGLRAVIAKGGFLEYLEESNADIFCLQEIKLQDGQIDLNLDGYYTYWNYAVKKGYSGTAIFTKKEPLSVTYGLGIEEHDQEGRVITLEFEDFYMITLYTPNSKRGLERLDYRMKWEDDFRAYIKQLDEKKSVIFCGDLNVAHKEIDLKNPKSNRKNAGFSDEEREKFTRILEEGFVDTYRYLYPDQEGAYSWWSYRMGARAKNIGWRLDYFVVSERMKDQITETKINSEVMGSDHCPVELHINF